The proteins below are encoded in one region of Grus americana isolate bGruAme1 chromosome 25, bGruAme1.mat, whole genome shotgun sequence:
- the LOC129196435 gene encoding cryptochrome-1-like: protein MPHRTIHLFRKGLRLHDNPTLLAALESSEAVYPVYILDRKFMTSVMHIGALRWHFLLQSLEDLQQNLCQLGSCLLVIQGEYESVLRDHIQKWNITQVTLDAEMEPFYKEMEANIRCLGEELGFEVLSLVGHSLYDTERILDLSGGTPPLTYKRFLHILSLLGDPEVPVRNLMAEDFQRCRSPDPALAECYRVPLPVDLKIPLETLSPWKGGETEGLRRLEQHLTDQGWVASFTKPKTIPNSLLPSTTGLSPYFSVGCLSVRTFFYRLSNIYAQAKHHSLPPVSLQGQLLWREFFYTVASATPNFTKMAGNPICLQISWYEDAERLQKWKMAQTGFPWIDAIMTQLRQEGWIHHLARHAVACFLTRGDLWISWEEGMKVFEELLLDADYSINAGNWMWLSASAFFHQYTRIFCPVRFGKRTDPEGQYIRKYLPILKNYPSKYIYEPWTASEEEQKQAGCIIGQDYPFPMVNHKEASDHNLQLMKQVREEQYRTAQLTRDDTDDPMETKVKRDHSEENVSKGKVARMTEQTKIPSGIAHWEPKNDKRGEPEAS, encoded by the exons ATGCCACATCGCACCATTCATCTTTTCCGGAAGGGACTTCGGCTTCATGACAACCCAACGCTGCTGGCTGCTCTGGAGTCCTCGGAGGCCGTCTACCCTGTCTACATCTTGGACAGAAAGTTCATGACGTCCGTCATGCACATAGGGGCCCTGCGATGGCATTTTCTGCTGCAGTCCCTGGAGGATCTTCAGCAAAACTTGTGTCAGCTGGGCTCTTGCTTGCTGGTTATTCAAGGAGAGTATGAGTCTGTTCTTAGAGATCACATCCAGAAGTGGAATATCACGCAAGTGACCCTGGATGCGGAGATGGAACCGTTTTACAAGGAGATGGAGGCCAACATACGATGTCTGGGAGAAGAGCTGGGGTTTGAGGTGCTTTCCCTGGTGGGACACAGTCTGTACGATACCGAACG GATTTTGGACCTGAGCGGTGGGACTCCCCCATTAACATACAAGAGGTTCCTTCACATTCTCTCTCTGCTCGGTGACCCTGAGGTGCCTGTCCGAAACCTTATGGCTGAAGATTTCCA GAGGTGTAGGTCCCCTGACCCGGCCCTGGCTGAGTGTTACAGGGTGCCTCTCCCTGTGGATTTGAAGATCCCCCTGGAGACCCTCTCTCCCTGGAAAGGAGGGGAGACCGAAGGGCTACGGCGCCTGGAGCAACACTTGACTGACCAG ggCTGGGTGGCAAGTTTCACTAAACCGAAAACAATCCCAAATTCGCTGCTTCCAAGCACCACAGGCCTGAGCCCGTATTTCAGCGTGGGCTGCCTGTCGGTTCGCACCTTTTTTTATAGGTTGTCAAACATTTATGCTCag GCCAAGCATCACTCTCTGCCCCCGGTGTCACTCCAAGGGCAGCTTCTGTGGAGGGAGTTCTTCTATACAGTGGCGTCAGCAACACCAAACTTCACCAAAATGGCTGGGAACCCCATCTGCCTTCAGATCAGTTGGTATGAGGATGCAGAGAGGctccagaaatggaaaatg GCACAGACGGGGTTCCCGTGGATCGATGCAATTATGACCCAGCTGCGCCAGGAAGGCTGGATCCATCACCTTGCTCGACACGCTGTCGCCTGCTTCCTGACGCGGGGGGACCTTTGGATCAGCTGGGAAGAGGGCATGAAG GTGTTTGAAGAGCTGCTTTTAGATGCTGACTACAGCATCAATGCAGGGAACTGGATGTGGCTGTCGGCCAGCGCGTTCTTCCACCAGTACACGCGGATCTTCTGCCCCGTCCGCTTTGGGAAGCGCACGGACCCCGAGGGGCAGTACATCCG GAAGTACTTGCCTATACTGAAGAACTATCCCTCCAAGTACATCTATGAGCCCTGGACAGCATCTGAAGAGGAGCAGAAGCAAGCAGGGTGTATCATAG GTCAAGATTACCCCTTCCCAATGGTGAACCACAAGGAAGCCAGCGATCACAACCTGCAGCTGATGAAACAGGTCAGAGAGGAACAGTACAGAACAGCCCAGCTCACGAGAG ATGATACAGATGACCCAATGGAGACAAAGGTAAAACGTGACCACTCTGAAGAAAACGTATCAAAAGGAAAAGTGGCCAGGATGACAGAACAAACCAAGATCCCATCAGGGATTGCCCATTGGGAACCAAAGAATGACAAAAGGGGAGAGCCAGAGGCCAGCTGA
- the UBE2T gene encoding ubiquitin-conjugating enzyme E2 T: MQRASRLKRELSLLTTEPPPGITCWQNESQLDDLRAQILGGADTPYEKGIFNLEIVVPERYPFEPPKIRFLTPIYHPNIDSAGRICLDVLKLPPKGAWRPSLNISTLLTSIQLLMAEPNPDDPLMADISSEYKYNKQLFLLNAREWTEKYASQQKKVSKPLEEKINQSKTGTTNDSAVQKRKGSNICKKEKKSRLDS; this comes from the exons ATGCAAAGAGCATCACGACTGAAGAGGGAGCTCTCCCTCTTGACCACAGAGCCACCTCCAGGCATCACCTGCTGGCAAAATGAAAGCCAGCTAGATGACCTACGAGCAC aaattttaggAGGTGCGGACACACCATATGAGAAAGGAATATTCAACCTGGAAATAGTTGTTCCTGAAAG GTACCCGTTTGAGCCCCCAAAGATTCGTTTTCTGACCCCCATCTATCATCCTAATATTGACTCTGCTGGAAGGATTTGCCTGGATGTTCTTAAATTACCACCAAAG GGTGCGTGGAGACCTTCCTTGAACATCTCCACGCTGCTGACCTCCATACAGCTGCTGATGGCGGAGCCCAACCCTGATGACCCTCTCATGGCAGACATA TCCTCAGAGTACAAGTACAACAAGCAACTGTTCTTGCTAAATGCCAGAGAGTGGACTGAGAAATACGCAAGCCAGCAGAAGAAG GTTTCCAAAcctttggaagagaaaataaaccaaagcaaaacaggtACAACCAATGATTCTGCtgtgcagaagagaaaagggagtaATATCTgcaagaaggagaagaaatctCGCCTGGATTCCTA